A portion of the Drosophila sechellia strain sech25 chromosome 2R, ASM438219v1, whole genome shotgun sequence genome contains these proteins:
- the LOC6615421 gene encoding eukaryotic translation initiation factor 3 subunit K, with protein sequence MSHLVKMENGQSQTIQEMLGCIERYNPDHLKTLESYVQDQAKNNTYDLEANLAVLKLYQFNPHMLNFDITYTILLKSLTSLPHTDFVMAKCLLLPQQMKDENVQTIIDLADILERADFTLFWQRAEVNRNMFRHIAGFHDSIRKFVSHVVGTTFQTIRKDLLKELLGGIEDSTLESWIKRNGWKNQGQGLVIVAMQDDKIKTKNITEKIEFDNVGALMAQCL encoded by the exons ATGTCGCACCTcgtgaaaatggaaaacggcCAGAGCCAGACCATCCAGGAGATGCTGGGCTGTATCGAGCG CTACAACCCAGATCATCTGAAAACACTGGAGTCCTATGTGCAGGATCAGGCTAAGAACAACACCTACGACCTGGAGGCCAACTTGGCTGTGCTGAAGCTGTACCAGTTCAACCCGCACATGCTGAACTTCGACATCACGTACACCATTCTGCTGAAGTCGCTGACCAGCCTGCCGCACACGGACTTCGTGATGGCCAAGTGCCTGCTGCTGCCCCAGCAGATGAAGGACGAGAATGTGCAGACAATCATCGACCTCGCCGACATACTGGAGCGGGCGGACTTCACCCTCTTCTGGCAGCGGGCCGAGGTTAACCGCAACATGTTCCGTCACATCGCCGGCTTCCACGATTCCATTCGCAAGTTCGTCTCGCATGTGGTGGGCACCACATTCCAGACTATTCGCAAGGACCTGCTGAAGGAGCTGCTCGGCGGCATTGAGGACTCGACGCTGGAGAGCTGGATCAAGCGCAATGGCTGGAAGAACCAGGGCCAGGGACTAGTCATCGTGGCCATGCAGGACGACAAGATTAAGACGAAGAACATTACGGAGAAGATCGAGTTCGACAATGTGGGCGCCCTGATGGCCCAGTGCCTGTAG
- the LOC6615422 gene encoding TATA-box-binding protein, giving the protein MDQMLSPNYSIPSIGTPLHQMEADQQIVANPVYHPPAVSQADSLMPAPGSSSVQHQQQQQQSDASGGSGLFGHEPSLPLAHKQMQSYQPSASYQQQQQQQLQSQAPGGGGSTPQSMMQPQTPQSMMAHMMPMSERSVGGSGAGGGGDALSNIHQTMGPSTPMTPATPGSADPGIVPQLQNIVSTVNLCCKLDLKKIALHARNAEYNPKRFAAVIMRIREPRTTALIFSSGKMVCTGAKSEDSSRLAARKYARIIQKLGFPAKFLDFKIQNMVGSCDVKFPIRLEGLVLTHCNFSSYEPELFPGLIYRMVRPRIVLLIFVSGKVVLTGAKVRQEIYDAFDKIFPILKKFKKQS; this is encoded by the exons ATGGACCAAATGCTAAGCCCCAACTACTCGATTCCGAGCATCGGAACGCCGCTCCACCAGATGGAAGCGGACCAGCAGATAGTGGCCAATCCTGTGTACCATCCTCCGGCTGTATCGCAGGCGGATTCGTTGATGCCGGCACCCGGTTCCAGTTCCgtgcagcaccagcagcaacaacagcagtcgGACGCCAGTGGGGGATCCGGTCTCTTTGGCCACGAACCATCGCTCCCGCTGGCGCACAAACAGATGCAGAGTTACCAGCCATCGGCCTCctatcagcaacagcagcagcagcagctccagagTCAGGCGCCCGGCGGCGGTGGGAGCACTCCGCAGTCCATGATGCAGCCGCAGACGCCGCAGAGCATGATGGCCCACATGATGCCCATGAGTGAGCGGAGTGTGGGCGGTTCGGGGGCCGGAGGTGGCGGAGATGCCCTGAGCAACATCCACCAGACGATGGGCCCCTCCACGCCAATGACACCAGCCACACCAGGTTCCGCTGATCCCGGTATTGTGCCTCAACTTCAGAACATCGTGTCCACGGTTAATCTGTGCTGTAAACTGGACCTCAAGAAAATAGCATTGCATGCGAGAAACGCCGAGTACAATCCTAAGCGATTTGCGGCTGTGATTATGCGAATCCGAGAGCCCCGGACCACCGCCCTGATCTTCAGCTCCGGCAAGATGGTGTGCACGGGGGCAAAGAGTGAGGACTCCTCCAGACTGGCAGCGAGAAAGTATGCGCGCATCATCCAAAAGCTCGGTTTTCCT GCAAAGTTCCTCGACTTTAAGATTCAAAACATGGTCGGCTCCTGCGATGTCAAGTTCCCCATACGCTTGGAAGGCCTGGTGCTGACCCATTGCAACTTCAGCAGCTACGAACCTGAGCTATTTCCCGGCTTAATCTATCGTATGGTGCGACCTCGTATCGTGCTCCTCATCTTCGTGTCCGGAAAGGTGGTACTCACTGGAGCAAAGGTGCGGCAGGAGATCTACGATGCCTTCGACAAGATATTCCCCATTCTAAAGAAGTTCAAGAAGCAGTCATAA
- the LOC6615423 gene encoding immune-induced peptides, which translates to MRSYTLLVFIVSTLLFAVANAQQNYDGRNGPHEFGTPGNGIYIRGQNEGPYTVPGVGGTFQNSPSSGQHSYTDEHGNTYTHSSTPTATSLASAPLGFSLGGVLVLLMSLITI; encoded by the exons ATGAGATCGTATACTTTACTTGTTTTCATAGTGAGCACGCTGTTGTTTGCCG TGGCAAATGCGCAGCAGAATTATGATGGTAGAAATGGTCCCCATGAGTTCGGCACACCTGGAAACGGCATTTACATACGGGGTCAGAACGAAGGACCCTACACGGTGCCCGGAGTGGGAGGAACCTTCCAAAACTCACCCTCAAGTGGCCAACATTCCTACACCGATGAGCACGGAAATACTTACACCCATTCCTCAACGCCAACTGCCACAAGCTTGGCCTCTGCACCCTTGGGTTTCAGCTTGGGCGGCGTTCTCGTTTTGCTCATGAGTTTAATAACCATTTAA
- the LOC6615424 gene encoding leucine-rich repeat protein soc-2: protein MEKVCQFFRNNYVLANCEDAIYKKAFSLNLSHYQISDVPDIIEKCETLMKLFLNQNKLTKIPSSIGSLMRLQVLTLDYNKLDEFPLCICRLVRLKFLNISCNSISSLPPELGYLTQLETFWCNNTGLLELPNEIRNCEQLETLGVRGNPLKKLPDAIGALSSLRWLTAEGCELSEVPLTMALLGNLVHLNLKGNRLRRLPRMLMAMRKLRFAFLNENCIDEMPTRSQLEELRTLHMLNLSKNPISLHRDLQLMALRQTNLYVELPSDPADICDGLASRASLNVQEQQADQERGAGQDLDSSDWANSVRTSELDSTDESTLENSIEDLGVMLPEMSRFVTTF, encoded by the exons ATGGAGAAGGTTTGTCAGTTTTTCCGCAACAACTACGTGCTGGCCAATTGCGAGGATGCCATATACAAGAAGGCGTTCTCCCTGAATCTGTCCCACTACCAAATCTCCGACGTTCCGGACATCATCGAAAAGTGCGAGACGCTGATGAAGCTGTTCCTCAACCAAAACAAGCTAACAAAG ATTCCATCCTCCATTGGTAGTTTGATGCGCCTGCAGGTCCTCACGTTGGACTACAATAAACTGGACGAATTCCCGCTCTGCATCTGTCGTTTGGTCCGGCTAAAGTTTCTCAACATCAGCTGCAATAGCATTAGTAGTTTGCCCCCCGAACTTGGATATCTCACCCAGCTGGAGACCTTCTGGTGCAATAATACTGGACTCCTGGAGCTGCCCAACGAAATTCGCAACTGTGAACAACTCGAGACGCTGGGCGTACGAGGAAATCCCTTGAAGAAGTTGCCCGATGCCATAGGCGCTCTGTCGTCACTGCGTTGGCTCACAGCCGAGGGCTGTGAACTCAGCGAAGTGCCACTCACCATGGCGTTGCTGGGAAACTTGGTGCATCTAAATCTCAAGGGGAATCGATTGCGGCGACTGCCCAGGATGCTGATGGCCATGCGGAAGCTGCGGTTCGCTTTCCTCAACGAAAATTGTATTGACGAGATGCCCACGCGGTCACAACTGGAGGAGCTGCGCACTCTTCACATGCTCAACTTGTCCAAGAATCCCATCAGCCTGCACCGAGATCTACAGCTAATGGCTTTG CGTCAGACGAACCTGTATGTGGAGTTGCCTTCAGATCCCGCCGATATTTGCGATGGTCTCGCCAGTCGGGCTAGCCTCAACGTCCAGGAACAGCAGGCGGATCAGGAGCGAGGAGCAGGACAGGATCTAGACTCCTCCGACTGGGCGAACAGCGTGCGGACCAGCGAACTGGACTCGACGGACGAGAGTACGCTGGAGAACAGCATCGAGGATCTGGGTGTCATGCTGCCGGAAATGTCGCGCTTTGTCACCACCTTTTGA
- the LOC6615425 gene encoding mitochondrial import inner membrane translocase subunit Tim10, with the protein MALPQISTADQAKLQLMQEMEIEMMSDLYNRMTNACHKKCIPPRYSESELGKGEMVCIDRCVAKYLDIHEKIGKKLTAMSMQDEELMKKMSS; encoded by the exons ATGGCACTGCCCCAGATCAGCACCGCCGACCAGGCCAAGCTGCAGCTGATGCAGGAGATGGAGATCGAAATGATGTCCGATTTATATAACCGCATGACGAACGCTTGCCACAAGAAGTGCATTCCGCCGCGCTACTCCGAGTCGGAGTTGG GCAAAGGCGAGATGGTGTGCATCGATCGTTGTGTGGCCAAATACCTGGACATTCACGAGAAGATTGGCAAGAAGCTGACGGCCATGTCCATGCAGGACGAGGAGCTGATGAAGAAGATGTCTAGTTAA
- the LOC116800402 gene encoding uncharacterized protein LOC116800402: MSLGNAGRIAVCWTVLTVGGVYAFVLSKRSVENRRYESMRVRERMRKANQGDYDSSAASDRRFDY, encoded by the exons ATGTCGTTGGGCAACGCAGGGCGAATTGCTGTCTGTTG GACTGTTCTGACCGTGGGTGGCGTGTACGCATTTGTGCTGTCAAAGAGATCCGTTGAGAACCGGCGTTACGAGAGCATGCGAGTGCGTGAGCGCATGAGGAAGGCAAACCAAGGGGATTACGACTCAAGCGCAGCATCGGACAGGCGATTCGACTACTAA
- the LOC6615426 gene encoding cytochrome c oxidase assembly protein COX19 encodes MTSQIYSQKKFVPTPPEKGSFPLDHEGLCKKQFLLYASCLRKNAQDTSQCRQDAQNYLACRMDNNLMEKTEWSKLGFHDQSTKTDQKAPEVQKQ; translated from the coding sequence ATGACTTCGCAGATCTACAGCCAGAAGAAGTTCGTGCCCACGCCGCCCGAGAAAGGTTCCTTTCCTCTGGACCACGAAGGTCTCTGCAAGAAGCAATTCCTCCTCTACGCCAGTTGTCTGCGCAAGAACGCCCAGGATACGAGCCAGTGCCGCCAGGACGCCCAGAACTATCTGGCCTGCCGCATGGACAACAATCTTATGGAGAAAACCGAGTGGTCCAAGTTGGGCTTTCACGACCAGAGTACCAAGACCGATCAAAAAGCACCGGAGGTGCAGAAGCAATAG
- the LOC6615427 gene encoding phosphopantothenoylcysteine decarboxylase, which translates to MKPERNVMIAATGSVATIKLAQLIRELSDERLPFKFHLKVLITEAAKHFFELEQIPENVPIYHNRDEWIAWNKRGDPVMHIDLGKWADLLVIAPLSANSLSKMATGICDNIVMCVVRAWDLEKPLLFAPAMNTRMYDHPITREQIDKLTSWGYKEIPCISKTLMCGDTGNGAMAEVPKIVEAVLSAFQPSK; encoded by the exons ATGAAGCCCGAACGTAATGTGATGATAGCGGCTACCGGTAGTGTGGCCACCATTAAGTTAGCCCAGTTAATCCGGGAGCTCTCCGACGAGCGCCTGCCCTTCAAGTTCCACCTGAAAGTACTTATTACCGAAGCAGCCAAGCACTTCTTTGAACTGGAGCAAATTCCCGAAAATG TACCCATTTACCACAATCGCGACGAGTGGATCGCCTGGAACAAGCGAGGAGATCCCGTAATGCATATAGACCTAGGCAAGTGGGCGGATTTGCTGGTGATAGCCCCCCTCAGCGCAAATTCTCTGTCCAAAATGGCCACC GGGATTTGCGATAATATCGTCATGTGTGTGGTGCGGGCTTGGGACCTTGAGAAGCCGCTGCTCTTTGCACCTGCGATGAATACCCGTATGTACGACCATCCAATCACTCGGGAGCAGATCGACAAGCTGACCAGTTGGGGCTACAAGGAGATACCCTGCATATCCAAGACTCTAATGTGCGGTGATACTGGAAACGGCGCCATGG